The stretch of DNA CACTAATCAATCTTTTGGAAAACATTGACCTGGAGAGATATAACTATTTCATATCATATCTGCCATGGGATGAAAACATCATAGAAAACCATGAGGAGATCTTCAAAAGATTCCCAAAGGAAATTGAGTTTTTGCCTTTCAGGTTCCCGATTTCCCCAACAATATCTGAAAAAAATGATTTTGACAAGTTCATGTCATCACAAAAAGATGCAAAACTAACAAAACCACTTCATAGGCTATTCAAAAGGTCATATGATAAGCAGTATGGCAATCTTAACATTAAAGAAGTTATAAACTTTGACGGATACAACAAAAAGGAGCTTCTGATTTTTGCCCATGCAGACACCGAACGGACAGTATGGGTTCACAGTAATATGATTCAGGAGAAAAGGACAAGGGACAATCAGAATTTGAATATCTTGAGGGAAGCTTACTCATCAGCGGATAATGTTGTAGTAGTTTCAAAGGATCTGATTGAACCTACAGCTGAAATAAGCGGCCGAAAGGACAATATCCGAATAATCCATAACTTCAACAATTACGACCAGATAACAGCCAATTCCAAAATGGACCTTGTTCTTGATGAGGCAACTGAAGTTTATCCGAATAGCGAATCCATCTTCAATGCCCTGAATAGGCCGTGTGAAAAGTTCATAACAATAGGCAGGTTTTCACCTGAAAAGGGTCATGAACGCCTTTTAAAAGCATTTGACCGGTTTTGTAAGGACAATCCTGAAACCCAACTTATTATAATCGGAGGCCACGGTGAACTCTATGAGGATACAATAGAACTGGTAAACGGTTTGGATTACTCAGACAACGTTGTTCTTGTTAAAAACATTTCAAATCCGATGCCTATTCTTGCAAAATGCGATCTGTTTGTATTGCCTTCATATTATGAGGGTTGGGGTATTGTTGCAATGGAAGCGGATACATTAGGCGTTCCTGTGATAGCCTGTGACGTTCCGGGCCTTCAATGGTTAAGGGACTATAACGGAAACATCTTTGAAAACTCAGAAGACGGAATACTTGAGGGAATGCGTGAGTTTGAAAATGGAAATATAAAAACTCTGGAAATCGATTACGCAAAATACAATGAAGAGATACTCGACAGTTTCTACTTATTGGTTGATGGCTGATGAACTGTCTTTCTAATAATATTATAAATATTATGATAAACAAATAGTTAGACATAACATTTTAGTTTTATTTAAATATTACTTATCGGGTTGAAATTTGATGAAAACAGTTATTATTATTCCTTGTTATAACGAATCTGCAACTATTGAGAAAGTTGTGACTGATTTTAAGAAATATATGCCTCATGCAGATGTTTATGTATATGACAACAATTCTACTGATGGAACTGATAGAATTGCAAAGGATGCCGGAGCAATCGTCAAATATGAATATAAGCAGGGCAAGGGAAATGTGGTTAAATCCATGTTCCGCGACATTCAGGCTGACTGCTATATCATGGTGGATGGAGACGATACATATCCTGCTGAAGCGGCACCTGAATTTGAGGAACTTGTACTAAGCGGTAAAGCAGATATGGTAATCGGAGACAGATTGTCATCCACTTATTTTGAAGAAAATGACAGGCCTTTTCACAACACCGGAAACAAATTGGTCAGAAGATTCATCAATCTGTTTTTCAGAAGCGACCTGCATGACATAATGACAGGAATGCGTGCTTTCAGCTACAATTTCGTCAAGTCATTTCCGATTTCATCAAGAGAATTTGAAATTGAAACCGAAATGAGCGTATTTGCATTGATGAACAATTTTAAGATAATGGAAATTCCCGTTGAATATAAGGATCGTGTTGAAGGAAGCGAATCAAAACTGAATACCTATCGTGACGGATTTAAAGTAATCATGATGATTTTTGCTTTGATTAGGGATGAAAGACCACTCATATTCTTTTCAGCTGTTTCATTAATACTTTTAATTATTGCAGGAATCTACTTTTTCCCAATACTTTTCAAATACTTCTCAACAGGATATGTGCTTAAGATACCTACATTGATTGTCATATCCACTGTTGTAATCATTGCATCATTAACATTCTTTACAGGCGTTATTCTGCATGTTCTTAAAAGGCAGCATTCTGAAAACCTTGAACATCACTTGATTTTATTGAATGAGATTAACAAAGAGGAATGAAAATTGATTAATAAACTATTTAAAGAACCGACAGATGACATTTTCCTGCAATTGTTCAGATATATCTTTGTTGGAGGAACTGCATTTGTTGTGGATTTCTTCTTCTTATATTTCTTCAGTGACATATGCGGAATCTATTATCTGATTTCAGCAGTATTGTCATTCATCATTTCAGTGCTCGTAAACTATATCATGAGCACAAAATGGGTTTTCAACCAGGACAACATTGACAACAAGGTTTTGGAATTCAATCTGTTCATACTAATCAGCACAATCGGTTTGGTGTTTACAGAGATACTTTTATATTTCTTTACAGATATTGTAGGGCTTTACTATTTGGTTTCAAAGATTATTTCAGCAATTATAGTATTGTTCTGGAATTTCCTTGCAAGAAGAGTCATGTTTTATGGAAGGGATTTTATTTAGAGGAGTTGACATGAGCAGAAATATTTCAAGGGGAAATTTAACGGAAATTAAGGATATATTGCTTGAATCAAAAAAATACCTGTTGATATATCTGGTTTTAATAATAGTTGCCGGTATTTCAACCATTTCATCCGCAAATATCTCCCATCCGAAATTTGAATTGGTCACATTCGTTATAGTGGCAGTATTGGGATGCTTGTGCATACTCTTTTATCAGGCAAATAATGATGAAAAGGATTTATATAAGGTTGCTTTTGTTGTAATAGTTTGTTTTGGACTTGTATGTTCATTGATTGTCCCTATTGCCTGCGTCAGTGACGAGCCTGAACATTTTGTCAGAGCCGAAATCACCTCTCAGGGGGTTCTGTTTCCTCACTGGACCGGAAGCGATGTGGGCTTGACAAGAACATATGATACTAATGGTCATTACATGAGTAATGAAACTCAAATAGGATTCAAGACAATTGAAAGCTCAAATTTCTTCTCAAATGACAGGGGACTGACGGTTTTTGAAACCACACACGATACGGATAAGATCAATTGGACAAGCATAATAACACCGTCCGCATTTGAGCAGAACATATTCTATGGCTACTTCCCTCAGGCAATTGGAATTTTAATTGCAAAACTGCTTGATTTGAATGTAATCTGGATGCTGTGGCTTGGAAGAATAGCTAACCTTTTATGTTATGCAGTATTGGTTTCATATGCAGTTAAAAAAACACCTTGTTTGAAGATTCCTCTTCTTGCCGTAGCATGCATACCTATTGCAATGTTTCAGGCGGCTTCGGTCAGCATCGATTCGATGCTCTTTGGATTGGGAATTTTGGCTACTGCCTACTTCATTTATATGTACAAATCCGAACCTGATAGTCTTGAAAATAAGGAGATAATCATATTTTCAGCCATATGTCTGCTGTTTGGACTCTGCAAACTGCCTTATCTTGCTTTCATATTCCTGTTATTCCTTGTTCCAAGGAAAAACTTCAAGGATAAGAATGCTTTGATATATATCGTTTTATGTATTGCAGCCGTTTCAGCAATAGGCCTTTTATGGAGCAGATACAGTGCGCCTACAATAATGCATTCATGGAGATCTGTTCATAAGATGAATATGACCATGCAGACAGCATATATGACTAATCATCCAAGCCTATTCATGAATTTTTTAGCTAAAATCTTCAACGATGAATTGCCTAATCTGGTCAATGGCTTGTTTAACTTTTTCACTCCGGGCCCATATCCTCAGTACAGGGACCAATATAATCTAATAACATTAGCGCTTCAGATATTTTTGGTTCTGGTGCTTATTGCAAATCCGAAGAATGCTAAATTCGATTTGAAGACAAGAGCGGGTGCTTTTGCAATATTCCTACTGGTCTATTTCGGAACCTGTTTTGTTCAGCTGCTCAGCTGGTCATATGTTGGAAAAACCAATCTGGGAATTTCAATCAGATATTTCATTCCTATAATTGCATTAATACCTATAATATGTGGAATAAATAGAAAATGCGATACCGACTTTGAGTTTGACAAATATGCAATGGTCTGCATTGTCGGATTTTTAGCAGCGATGGTAATATCCTTTGCAACCAAATATTATTAGCATTATTAACATTTTTTCATATTTAAAGAGGGATAATTAGTTATAAATATAATCAAAAATAAATTCATAGTCAGTGGAGAATTTTTATGGGTGCTTACAGTTCAGGAAAACGGATTTTTTATTTGGATGTATTGAGGTCCATGGCAATCATTTGCGTAATATTGGCTCATGTATGCAGACAGTTCTGTGAATATGCACCTGCAGCTTCATTCAGATGGTTTACAGCAGCATTCTACATTGACATCGGTGTGCTGGGAGTTCCACTTTTTTTAATGATAAGCGGAGCATTGCTTCTTAACAGGGATTATGACCTAAAGGATTTCATGAAAAGGAGATTCTCCAGAATCCTGATACCTTTCGTATTCTGGTCACTTCTGCTTCCATTGTGCAAAATGAAATTCTTAGGATTTCCATTCACATTCCATGAATACTGCAGACTGCTCTTTTATAATCAGTATTGGTTTGTCTGGATGCTGATTGGTCTTTATCTTCTTTTACCGATTATAAACTCATTCGTTAAGGAATATGACATTCAGGGATTGGAATACATGCTTATAATATGGTTCATATTTATCATATTCCTAAGGGAACAGCCTATTGACATTTTAGCAAACATCGATGCTACACATACCCTGGGCTGGAAAGAGACATTGGCAGGGTTTATAGGTTTTATTCCATTGGGATATTACCTGTCAGCGAAAAAATTCAAACTGAGCGACAAGGCCATGTGCCTGATCGGTTTGGCAATATTTCTAATATTTACAATCATCAATTTGAGATATACCTACATCGCAAGCTGTGAAACCCATAAGCTAATGTATTACGGCTATAAAAGGATAGTATCCACTTTACAGGTGGTCGGGTTATTCCTGTTCATAAAATACTTCAGCGACTATTGTGAAAATAACTCCTTTGACGACATTAAAAACAAAATCTATAACTTCTTTAAGCAAAACAAATACGTTTCATGGATCATATTGTCCATTAGTACCTGCAGCTACGGAATGTTTTTAACACATTATTTCATATTATATCCGCTATTCTACATCAGCGACCATTATTTTGCGATATTTTCAAGAAATCCTATAATATTGCCTTTAGTTCTGCTGTTCATTTGTGCAACTTCATGGTTGATTACATTCATATTAAGTAAGCTGCCTCTTTTAAAACACATAAGCGGCGCACATTAACCGTGATTTTTCTAATCTTAACATTATTAAAATTCATCTTTAATTAACTGAATGTTTAAAATAAATAATCTATAAATATTATCAAAGTAATAAGTTAAAGTATTATATAACAGAGGGGGTATTTTTAATTTCAATTCAAAATGAACATCAATCCTTTAGCATTATAATGTATACTCATAATGTTGAGGATTATTTATCAGAAGCCATTGATTCATTGATTAGTCAAAGCCTCGATTTTAAAGATAATGTTCAATTGATTATTGTCGATGGGCAAAGTGAAGATGAGACCAGAAATATTGCCCAAAAATATGCAAATGAATACCCTGAAAACATCATCATATTATCCAATGATGAGGATAACATTTATTCCGCTTATAATAATGCATTAAATCATGCTGATGGAGATTATATCAATTTCATGCTTCCTATTGATGTCATCTCCAAAAACGCATTGAAAAAGATAAACGAGACATTCCAAAAAGATGATGTTGAAATCATCACATTGCCTATTGAATATCTGGATACCGAAAAAGCATACCCATTAAAGTTCAAGTTTGAAGAGGACAGTGAAGAGTATGTGGACTTGAGGAAAAACGAACTGTTAATACAGACCGATGTTTTCAGCGCTTTTATCAGGAAAAGTACAATAGGCGGTTTAAGATTCACAGATATCGAAAGGGCAGATACACTCTTTATCAACGAGATTCTCTTAAAGGAAAAAAGGTATAGGATTGTCCAGGATGAAACCTATTATGCCCGTGAAAGGTTCACCAATCCGGAGGATAACGATACCATTAAAGAAAAGATATTTGACTCCTTCGAATTGTTCTACAATAAGCTGATAGACATTTCCATTGAAAAGGAGGATACAGTTCCATATTTCATTCAAAACACTATGCTCCATTATCTTGAAGATATCATAAGCATAAGCGACATTGAAGAGATTTTCACAAATCCCACCGAAAGGAGCCGATTCTGGGATGAGCTGTTGAATATTTTAAACCAATTGGATGAGAGAAACATTTCATTGAATACCACATTAAAGAAAACATCAAGGGATTTTCTGATTTATCTTAAAAATGACGAGTTTCACGTTGAAACACAAGGAAAGGAAATCTATCTGAAATCAGATTCATATATAATTGACTTGCTGCATAACCGCAGCATCTATTTTGATATTGTAAAACTTAGAGATGGATTTTTGCATATTTCAGGTACATTTTCCAGCACTTGCGATAAAAGATTCATTTCAGTTGAGGCAATCAAGTCCGGAAAAACAATCAAAGAGATTTATGAGGCAAAAGAGGTTGAATATCCAAACACATATAGGCAAACCCAAAACATGCTCTCCATTCCATGGTATTACTATTACAGCTTTGATTTGAAGATACCAGTAGAGCATGACGAATCATGCAGCATATCCCTTAGGGTAATATATCAGGAAAACGATGAAAGGATAGAAATGGACTGCAAAGTCAATTCAAGAAAATACGTATTTTTATCAGAGCATGGAAATTACTTCAGAAAGAACGATCAGATAGTACTTTTGAAAAAATTCGTATTGTACATTAGGCCTCATTCCTATCTCAGGGCATCTTATTATGAGATAAAGGCATTAATCAAGATTATACTGTCCAATATCCCATTCAATCATAGGATTAGGGCATTGTTTTATAGGATTGTCTATTTCATTGCATATATATTTATGAAAAACCGCAAGATTTGGCTGTTTTCAGATAGGATTAATCTGTCCTGCGATAATGGCGAGCATTTCTTCAGGTATGCTGCCAACATCAAAGACGACGTTAAAAAATACTTTGTCATCGAAAAAAACTGTGAAGACTACAAAAGATTAAGAAAGTCCTACGGCAGTAAGATTGTTCCTTTCGGTTCAGTGAAACATAAATTCCTGTTCATGTTTACCGAAAAGTTCATGCAGTCCCAAATTTCACCGGTAACCAACAATCCATTTAAGGATTTTGATATGAGATTATACGCCGGTTTGTCAACCGGGGAAAACTATTTCCTGCAGCATGGAGTTGCAAGATACGACATGTCAAGCTGGATGACACAATTTGACAAGAATCTGGAGCTTGTTTTGGCCGTTTCAGAATATGACTGCAAGGAATTTACCAGTGAAAACTATAATTTCGATGAGGATATTGTTAAGATTCTTGGTTTTCCAAGATACGACAATTTAACAAATGCCCATCTCAAAAAGCAGATTGTCATAATGCCAACCTGGAGGAATTATATTAAAAATAGCTATCAACTGATTAATTCTGAATATTATGCAAGATTCAACAGTTTAATCAATAATGAAAGGTTAATTGAGTATGCGAAGAAAAAAGGATATGAAATAATCCTGAAGCCTCATCCGTTAATGTATGAGTTCATCGACAGTTTCGATAAAAATGACTATGTCAAAATAGACAATGTTACAAAGCATCATGAAATCCTATGTGATTCCTCATTGATGATTACTGATTATTCCTCTGTTGCATTTGATTTTGCATATCTTAAAAAGCCAATTATATATTACCAGTACGAGCACGGAGGAGACCATCATTTTGATATTGAGGCTCCATTGGCCGATGAATCAATAATGAACTTTGGTGATACAATCGGTGATGAGGACATGCTGATTGATAAGATTATAAAATATATTGATAATGATTGTGAGATGGAAGAGGAATACAAATTAAGAGTTGACAATTTCTTCAAATATACGGATAAGAACAATTCAAAAAGAGTTTATGAATGGGTTTATAAGCATTAATTAGATTTATAGTGAGATTTATGGAAAATAATAAATATATTTGGATTTTTGGAGGAAAAAACGAAACTGTTGCCAACAGCAACATTTTCAGCTTTTGGAAATATTGCCTCCAAAAGGATGATGAAATAGACAAGTTTATCATATTAAAAAGCAATGGGGTTAACTTAAAGCTATATGATGGCCTTAAAGACAATGAAAAGGACCATGTCATATGGTTTAACTCAAAAGAGCACATCGAATTATATGACCGTGCAGATTTGGTGTTCATATCCGATTCAACCGATGAGGTCGCCCCCAACAGGAATCATAAATGGGCTTATGATCCTGAGATTAACAAATCAATCATCATTATTCCAAATGAATCAGGTTCTCTAGTCAAATCAAAGATAACCGGAGAATCCTTTAACAATTCAATATTCAGATATTGTGTATTCGATGAAAATGAGATGGATATTTTGAAAGAGGAAAATAATTTCAAGCAATATCAGTTGAAATACGTGAAATATCCTCTCAAATATGATAGCGAATTTTCAAGAAAGATGAAATCTGAAAGTGCCGGCCAGATACTGTGGTTTGTAGAATGGAGATACTACAACGATAATAGAAATGAAATGGCCGATGATTTAATCAATACCTTAAAATCAAATCAGCTGAAGGATTATCTAGATTCACGCAATCTAAACTTGAAAGTCTGTCTTCACAGGTATTATAAAAAAGGAATGTTTAAAGACATCTATTCCTGTGAAAACGAAAAAATTCAAATATTCAACGAAAATGATGTTGAGGTTAATGATGAAATGTTTAAATCAGAACTGTTAATTACGGATTATTCTTCAATAGCCTTTGATTTTACATTTTTAGATAAACCTGTGCTGTTATACCAGCCTGATTTGGATCATGTTTATGAAAAAAGACAGTTCAATGTTGAATTTGGTGAACTTAACGAACATGCAATCAGGACCAGTGATGATTTAATCAAAGCATTAAAGGAAAAGGACTTCAAGATCAATCCGATTTTTGATATATTTGACAAGAACAGCTTCAATAACGGCAATTCCCATATTGAAGAGTTATATGATTATCTTTATGATATTCAAATGAATAAGATTACTTTTTTAGGATATAATTTTTATGGCTTTGGAGGAACCGTTAACGCAACAAAAGCCTTGGCTGAAGGTTTAGTGAATCATGGCTATCTTGTAGAGATGTTTTCATTATTCAAAAAGCCACCGATATCTGAATTGCCTAACGGTATCAATTTCAATCATGCTTTTGATGTTGATTCAAGAAAGGGTAGGGTGAAGACATTCCCATTTAAATTCATCCCGAAATATGGTTATTTAAGACATGAAGCCAATCTTGAAGCCATTAATCCATATTCATCATACAGATTGAAAAAGCTTCTCAAAAACATTAAATCACATACTGTCGTTTCAACCAGAGACACCCTGCATCTATACCTGGAGGAAGCGAAATCCGAATTCATCAAAAATAAACTATATTTCTTCCATGCATCTGCTGATGTGGTTGATGTTATGTATCCTGGATTGATATCAAAACTTAAAAACAAAAGGTTATCCAAGGCGGTTTTTGTAACCGAGAACAACAGATTGGAATTTGAACGCCTTCATGATTATGCAAATTATGATTCATATATTGTCACTGGAAATGCGCTGGAATCATCAAAAGTCATTGATAGAGATAAAATAAAGCCGGTGCCTGAAAAAGAGATATATAAAGGCATCTATCTTTTAAGAATCAGTACTGAAAGAAAAGAGGATATTGACAACCTATTTGAATTTGGAGAATACCTGAAGAAAAACAACATCAAGAACATCATCATTGATGTTTACGGTTCTGGAAATTGCGTCGACGAATTTTTGGATGAATTATATGAAAGGAATCTGCAGAATATTATCCATTATAAGAACAACACCAATTTCCCGATTGATGAAATCCGCAAGCATGATTTCGTATGTGATTTGACATTAGTTCAAAGTTTTGGAATGACATATCTGGAAGGAATCCTAAACGGCAAAAAGGTATTCTGTATGGAAAATGCCGGATCTTTGGAAGTGATGGAAAATATTCCAAATTCATATGTCGAATCATTTGAATGGTTATCTGAAGAGATTTCAGATATTCACAATATACCTGGCGAAGAGTTGAAATCAAATTATGATGCTATCTTAGACAAGTACTCTCAGGATGTTGTATGTGAAAAATTCATTTCATTTTTGGATTGAATAACAACTATTTTTTTAAATTTTGTCTATATTTCTGAAATTAAATGAACATGATTTAAATATACCAAATTATATAATTTATAATGTAGATTATATTCTACATGTAGTTATAACTATTTGGTGTTTTAAAATGAATAAAAAGATAGGTTTTATTTTAGCTTTAGTAGTTATCTCTTTAATGATGTTAACTAGTGTAAGCGCAGGATTTTTAGACTTTTTAGGTGGTGACAATGCTACTGCAAACGATGAAAACACTTTCATTGTTGGTTTTGACGCAGAATTCCCACCTTACGGATACAAAGATGCTAATGGAAGCTATGTTGGTTTCGATTTAGACTTAGCAAAAGAAGTTTGTGAAAGAAACAATTGGACATTCAAAGCGCAACCTATTGATTGGGATGCTAAAGACGCAGAATTAGATTCCGGTTCTATCGACTGTATTTGGAACGGATTTACCATTGACGGCAGAGAAGACAACTACACTTGGTCTAATGCTTACTTCGACAACAAACAAATATTTGTTGTAAAATCTGATTCAAACATTTCATCTATCGATGACTTAAAATGCAAAACAGTAGAAGTACAAAAAGATTCATCTGCTTTAGCAGCTCTTCAAGGCGACAACAAAACCATTGCTGACACTTTCGGTACTTTAACTGAAGTAGCAGACTATAACACCGCATTCATGGATTTAGAATCCGGTGCATGTGACGCAATAGCTATGGATATTGGTGTTGCAGAATACGATATTAAAAACAAAAACGAATCTGCTGATAATTTCAAAATCTTAAATGAATCAATCACCACCGAAAAATACGGTGTCGGATTCAAACTCGGAAACGATGATTTGAAAAACAAAGTACAAACTACTTTAGACGAAATGTTTAAAGACGGTACTGTTGCTAAAATCGCAGAAAAATATGGTATTTCTCAAGACGCTTTGATCCAACCATAAATTGATTAGTTAAGAAGGGAGAATTAGTTATATGATAATAGGTAATGTAATTTCACAATTACTTGGGGGTATGGTTACTTCCATTGAAATATTCCTGCTTACATTACTATTCGCCCTTCCTCTCGGTTTACTTGTTGCCGCAGGAAGGATGAGTAGCTTCGCACCAATCAGATGGCTGATGAAGATTTATATTTCAATCATGAGGGGTACACCATTGATGTTGCAGTTAATCGTAGTATTTTTCGCACCATATTATGTATTTGGAATGAGCCTATCTAGTGATTACAGGTTTATTGCAGTTATCATTGCATTTACCATTAATTATGCAGCTTATTTCGCTGAAATATATAGAGGGGGGATTGAAGCTATTCCTAAAGGACAATACGAAGCTGCACAGGTGTTAGGTTATAGTAGGCTTGAAACATTCTTTATAATTATCCTACCTCAAGTATTTAAGATAATTCTTCCTTCAGTAACTAATGAAGTGATTACTCTTGTAAAAGATACTTCTCTTTCATTTGTAATTGCAATTCCGGAAATGTTTACAGTAGCTAAACAGATTGCAGCAGCCGACGCATCAATTGCGGCATTGCTCGTTGCAGGTTTATTCTATTACGTTTTCAATGTCTTGGTTGCATTTGTAATGGAACACCTAGAAAACAGAATGAGTTATTATGATTAGAGGGGTATTATGAGTTTACTTGAAATTAAAAATCTTAAAAAAAGCTTTGGCGACAATGTCGTTTTAAAAGACATTTCACTTAAAGTTGAAAGAGGTGAAGTATTGGCAATCATCGGCCCTTCAGGATCAGGAAAATCCACTTTGCTCAGATGCATAACAGGACTTGATCATGAAGACAGCGGTGTAATCAACTTTGACGGAACTTTTGGATTGGTTTTCCAGAATTTCAACCTGTTTCCACATCATTCCGTAATGAAAAACATAACCAATGCTCCTTTAAAAGTTCAAAAAAGAAACAAAGAAGAAGTTTATGACCATGCCCGTGATTTGCTTAAAAAGATGGGCTTGGAAGACAAGGAAAACGCCTATCCATGTGAGCTTTCAGGTGGTCAGCAACAAAGGGTTTCAATTGCAAGAGCACTGGCAATGAATCCTGACATACTATTCTTTGATGAACCTACTTCAGCGCTTGACCCTGAACTTACAGGCGAGATTTTGACTGTAATCAAACAGTTGGCTGCTGAAAAAATGACTATGGTTATCGTTACCCACGAAATGAATTTTGCGCGCAATGTATCAGATACAATCATATTCATGGACGGGGGCGTAATTGTAGAAGAAGGTTCACCTGAAGAGGTATTTTCATCTAACAACCAAAGAATGCAGGAATTCTTGGGTAAATTTAACGATTAAAGATAACTTTTTATCTTTAAATCAACTCTTTTTTTATTAGAAAACATTTTAAATCATAAAGGAAATAAATCATAGTATAAATCTTTTTTAAGGGTAATATGTTTGTTAATGATTTAATATATGATTTAAATTTAAGAAAAAAGGATACAATTTATTTAATTGCTTTATTATTTTTCAGCATTATTGTAACCGTAATTTCAATAGATTATCATATGGTAGTAGATGTTAAATCTGATGTTTTGGTTTATCTGACAAACGCTTTATTCTACTCCGGTTTAAGTGAAAACATACATAACACTTCAACACTTTATTTATCGCCCGTAATCTGTTTTTTGACTGGAGTTCTATTTAAATTTGGGCTTGGAAAGGAATCAATTTTTATTGTGACAGGATTTTTCTCAATACTGGCTAATCTAAGTATGTATATTCTTTTAAAATACAGGTTCAATCAGATATTCTCATTATTTGGGGCTGTTCTTTTCGGCAGTTTTAATTTAATATTAACCTATTGGGCCGATGGGACACTTGATGTATCTGTAATAAGCATTTCAATCTGGGTTATCATCTTTTTGATATTGGCGGTATATGAAAATCCTAAATATTATATGGTATGCTTCCCCTTGGCTGTGTTGAGCATATTTACACGATATTCAGCATTGTTTATACTTCCACTGCTTTTATTGTATTTTTTAAGTAAAAATGACTTTTTCAATGTTATCGACACTTTCCTGTATGATAGGGAAGAATTCCGCAAAAA from Methanobrevibacter sp. YE315 encodes:
- a CDS encoding glycosyltransferase family 2 protein, yielding MKTVIIIPCYNESATIEKVVTDFKKYMPHADVYVYDNNSTDGTDRIAKDAGAIVKYEYKQGKGNVVKSMFRDIQADCYIMVDGDDTYPAEAAPEFEELVLSGKADMVIGDRLSSTYFEENDRPFHNTGNKLVRRFINLFFRSDLHDIMTGMRAFSYNFVKSFPISSREFEIETEMSVFALMNNFKIMEIPVEYKDRVEGSESKLNTYRDGFKVIMMIFALIRDERPLIFFSAVSLILLIIAGIYFFPILFKYFSTGYVLKIPTLIVISTVVIIASLTFFTGVILHVLKRQHSENLEHHLILLNEINKEE
- a CDS encoding GtrA family protein codes for the protein MINKLFKEPTDDIFLQLFRYIFVGGTAFVVDFFFLYFFSDICGIYYLISAVLSFIISVLVNYIMSTKWVFNQDNIDNKVLEFNLFILISTIGLVFTEILLYFFTDIVGLYYLVSKIISAIIVLFWNFLARRVMFYGRDFI
- a CDS encoding DUF2142 domain-containing protein, translated to MSRNISRGNLTEIKDILLESKKYLLIYLVLIIVAGISTISSANISHPKFELVTFVIVAVLGCLCILFYQANNDEKDLYKVAFVVIVCFGLVCSLIVPIACVSDEPEHFVRAEITSQGVLFPHWTGSDVGLTRTYDTNGHYMSNETQIGFKTIESSNFFSNDRGLTVFETTHDTDKINWTSIITPSAFEQNIFYGYFPQAIGILIAKLLDLNVIWMLWLGRIANLLCYAVLVSYAVKKTPCLKIPLLAVACIPIAMFQAASVSIDSMLFGLGILATAYFIYMYKSEPDSLENKEIIIFSAICLLFGLCKLPYLAFIFLLFLVPRKNFKDKNALIYIVLCIAAVSAIGLLWSRYSAPTIMHSWRSVHKMNMTMQTAYMTNHPSLFMNFLAKIFNDELPNLVNGLFNFFTPGPYPQYRDQYNLITLALQIFLVLVLIANPKNAKFDLKTRAGAFAIFLLVYFGTCFVQLLSWSYVGKTNLGISIRYFIPIIALIPIICGINRKCDTDFEFDKYAMVCIVGFLAAMVISFATKYY
- a CDS encoding acyltransferase: MGAYSSGKRIFYLDVLRSMAIICVILAHVCRQFCEYAPAASFRWFTAAFYIDIGVLGVPLFLMISGALLLNRDYDLKDFMKRRFSRILIPFVFWSLLLPLCKMKFLGFPFTFHEYCRLLFYNQYWFVWMLIGLYLLLPIINSFVKEYDIQGLEYMLIIWFIFIIFLREQPIDILANIDATHTLGWKETLAGFIGFIPLGYYLSAKKFKLSDKAMCLIGLAIFLIFTIINLRYTYIASCETHKLMYYGYKRIVSTLQVVGLFLFIKYFSDYCENNSFDDIKNKIYNFFKQNKYVSWIILSISTCSYGMFLTHYFILYPLFYISDHYFAIFSRNPIILPLVLLFICATSWLITFILSKLPLLKHISGAH
- a CDS encoding CDP-glycerol glycerophosphotransferase family protein → MYTHNVEDYLSEAIDSLISQSLDFKDNVQLIIVDGQSEDETRNIAQKYANEYPENIIILSNDEDNIYSAYNNALNHADGDYINFMLPIDVISKNALKKINETFQKDDVEIITLPIEYLDTEKAYPLKFKFEEDSEEYVDLRKNELLIQTDVFSAFIRKSTIGGLRFTDIERADTLFINEILLKEKRYRIVQDETYYARERFTNPEDNDTIKEKIFDSFELFYNKLIDISIEKEDTVPYFIQNTMLHYLEDIISISDIEEIFTNPTERSRFWDELLNILNQLDERNISLNTTLKKTSRDFLIYLKNDEFHVETQGKEIYLKSDSYIIDLLHNRSIYFDIVKLRDGFLHISGTFSSTCDKRFISVEAIKSGKTIKEIYEAKEVEYPNTYRQTQNMLSIPWYYYYSFDLKIPVEHDESCSISLRVIYQENDERIEMDCKVNSRKYVFLSEHGNYFRKNDQIVLLKKFVLYIRPHSYLRASYYEIKALIKIILSNIPFNHRIRALFYRIVYFIAYIFMKNRKIWLFSDRINLSCDNGEHFFRYAANIKDDVKKYFVIEKNCEDYKRLRKSYGSKIVPFGSVKHKFLFMFTEKFMQSQISPVTNNPFKDFDMRLYAGLSTGENYFLQHGVARYDMSSWMTQFDKNLELVLAVSEYDCKEFTSENYNFDEDIVKILGFPRYDNLTNAHLKKQIVIMPTWRNYIKNSYQLINSEYYARFNSLINNERLIEYAKKKGYEIILKPHPLMYEFIDSFDKNDYVKIDNVTKHHEILCDSSLMITDYSSVAFDFAYLKKPIIYYQYEHGGDHHFDIEAPLADESIMNFGDTIGDEDMLIDKIIKYIDNDCEMEEEYKLRVDNFFKYTDKNNSKRVYEWVYKH